Genomic segment of Corynebacterium appendicis CIP 107643:
GCTCCTGGGTCGCGTTCGCCCGCGAGACCGGCGCCATCATCGCCTCCGACGAGTGCTACCTCTACCTTGGTTGGGCCGCCGAACCCGTCTCGGTGTTGCACCCGTCCGTCACAGACGGCGACAACACCGGCCTTCTTGCGCTGCACTCCCTGTCCAAGACCTCGAACCTGGCGTCCTACCGTGCCGGCACGATTTCCGGAGATGAAGCCCTCGTGCAGGAGCTTCTCGAGATCCGGAAGCACGCCGGCCTCATCGTTCCCGGCCCGATCCAGCACGCCATGGTCGCCGCGCTCGAATCGGATTTGCACGAGGAAATGCAGCGCTCCACCTATGCCACGCGACGCCTCGAACTGCTCAAGGCGTTGCCCGAAGCCGGCTTCACGGTTGACCACTCCGACGCCGGCCTGTACCTCTGGGTGCGCCGCGACGGCATGGACTCCCGCCAGGCTCTCGACTGGTTCGCCGACCTCGGCATCCTCGGCGCCCCCGGCGATTTCTATGGCCCCGCCGGCGCATCCCACGTCCGCATCGCGCTGACGGCCACCGACGAGAAAATCACCGAAGCCGCGCACCGTCTCACCGCGTAGCTACGCGCGCAACGTTTTCCTTTCGCCGCGCAGTCAGGACTACACTGACGAAAGTTTGAAGATAAACCTTACAGCCAGCGGCGGTCCTGAGGCTGCGCGCGGCGAAAGAAAGGTGGCCGGGGTTGTGACGACCCGTAACAAGAGCGCGAACGGCGCTGCACATGGCTCCGGAAGCACTGCTGTGCGCGTCATCAACGGCCTGCGCGAATTCATTAGATTCGGCCTCGTCGGCGGCTCCGGCGTGCTGGTCAACTTCGTGGTGTTCTACCTCGCGTCGAAGGTTCTGCTCCACGGCTTCGGCTTGGAAGCGGACGACATCATCACGCAGATCGGCTCCACCCGCTGGAACGTGCGCTGGTACCACTTTCTGTCGTCGCTGGCCTTCCTACTCGCCAACACCTGGAACTACCAGCTCAACCGCAGCTGGACGTTCCGGGGGCTGGAGAAGAGGTCGTGGCTACGCGGGTTCTTCCCGTTCCTGGCCACCGGACTCGTCGCCTTCGTCGTGTCGCTTACGTGCATGACCTTGCTCATGAACCCGACGACGCCCGTCGGCCTGCCCGACCACATCTTC
This window contains:
- the dapC gene encoding succinyldiaminopimelate transaminase; the protein is MGTRRPLSQVLPDFPWDTIADVKRKAASHPDGLIDLSVGGPVDEVPPAIQLALAENSAAPGYPQTMGTPELRATIVAALDRRFGVAGLNERAVLPTIGLKEAIAWLPTLLGLRGQTVVIPEVAYPTYEVGALIAGCDVVRCDDPSDAPRDAALVFINSPSNPTGAVASVELLRSWVAFARETGAIIASDECYLYLGWAAEPVSVLHPSVTDGDNTGLLALHSLSKTSNLASYRAGTISGDEALVQELLEIRKHAGLIVPGPIQHAMVAALESDLHEEMQRSTYATRRLELLKALPEAGFTVDHSDAGLYLWVRRDGMDSRQALDWFADLGILGAPGDFYGPAGASHVRIALTATDEKITEAAHRLTA
- a CDS encoding GtrA family protein, which gives rise to MTTRNKSANGAAHGSGSTAVRVINGLREFIRFGLVGGSGVLVNFVVFYLASKVLLHGFGLEADDIITQIGSTRWNVRWYHFLSSLAFLLANTWNYQLNRSWTFRGLEKRSWLRGFFPFLATGLVAFVVSLTCMTLLMNPTTPVGLPDHIFDGSSGLRTKSYWAQAISTLIAMPVNFIINKLWAFRKPKIKRSDAATRHAVSQASADLNSVNGSRETE